A stretch of DNA from Anaerobacillus isosaccharinicus:
CACATATGAAACTTTCAAGGATAATGTAATCATTTCCTTGCATACGATCGAAGTTGATACTGTGGTGATGCCTTCAAACCTTGATATTCAAGATTTAATTAAAAAGGCGTTTGCAATGCCACGCTATGATGTTGTCATTGCAATGGGTGGAGGTTCGATTATTGACTATGGAAAATACATTGCCTATTCAAGAAGAAGTCCATTCATTAGTATCCCGACATCAGCATCAAATGACGGGTTTGCAAGCTCTAACTGCTCGATACATGTAGAAGGCAAGAAAACGACTGTTCCTGCAAAGGTTCCCTTTGGCATCATTGCTGATCTAGAAATTATTCAACACGCTCCAGAACATTTAATATTAGCGGGAATTGGTGATTTGATCAGCAATATTACTGCACTATATGACTGGGAATTTGAAGAAAAAAACGGTGCAAGTCATGTAAATGCCTTTGCTTCAATGTTAAGTAAAAAAGCCGTAAACAGCTTTATCCGAACACCGATGACTGACATTAAAAATTCTATCTTTTTAAAGGAGTTAATCAGCTCAGCAACAATGGGTGGGATTGCTACAGCAATCAGTGGCAATAGCTCACCAATTAGTGGCTCAGAACACCTTATTTCCCATGCACTCGATAAAATTTCTGTCAAACCACAGATGCATGGAATTCAAGTAGGAGTTGCCACTTATATTATGGCGAATGTTCAAAATCATCGTGCCCTTCGGATCAAAAAGGTTTTTGAACGCACTGGCTTTTTTGACTATGTAAAAGGCCTTGGATTACAAAAAGAAGAATATGTAGAAGCGATCAAAATGGCCCCAAGCATCAAGCCAAATCGGTACACATTTCTTCATGACGAGTCCTATCAGCAAAAAGCGATCCTATTTGTTCGTGAAGATGACCTCCTCCAAGAAATTTTTCAATAGGCATTTGGCTTAACTTAATCTTCTTTGTGGTATACACCCACCCTATTTTCCCGCTCCCACATAGGAATATAGTGTAGCCAAAACAAAAAGGGGGTCATTGATAATGTATCACTATGGCGCACCACAACAATTCCAAGGTTATCCAAGTGCTCACGGCACTGGTCGTTCGTTTACGTTAATTGTTGTTTTGTTCATCCTACTAGTAGTAGTAGGTTCGGCTTATCTTAAGTAAGTGATCGCTTCGATTGCTTTTAAAAGAAAAGCGCAGAACGCCCGCCTAGCGGCGACAAGCAAATGTTCTGACAGGAAAAAAGTGCGCTTTTTCACTTTTTTATCTGGCAGGTTATTTGACCTCGAGCAGCTGGCGCTCGGAGCTAGACAACTTCAAAAAGTTATTCTTTCTTATCTTTGAACAAAAACGCTGGGACTTAAGCTTCCCAGCGTTTCCTTTATTTTATAAGCGGTGATAGTCTTTCCCCTAAAACATCTTTCCTTCTGGCGACCATTCGCGTAAACGTAAAATATTCCCCACCATCAGCAGTTAGTAAGTCAATATCTCCGTTTCGTCCCCAGTACCCAGACGCTTTTGCAGTTGTTTCCCACTTCATCCATAAATCCCAGCCGTTTGATAGCGTATCTGCAACCTCGATATCCACTACACCCGACCTTCTCCAAAGCTTTGACCACCATGCAGGAGAATGAAATGAGTACCACTCATTGTCCCAATATGGTTTCAATTTTTCTGGAATATCATCTTCAAATTCCTTCGTTAAACCTGGGACAACAATACCGATTTGGCCATTTGGCGTTAATAACTCTGAGAATTTAAGTAGGTAAATATCATCTGTTCCAAAATAGTGATAAGAATCTATACTAATAATCGCATCAAAAAACTCATTAGCATATGGCAACGCATGTGCTTCGGCGCGAATAGGGAAGACAAGATCCTCTACCCCAGCTTCTTTAATTCGTTTCAAATTATCAGTAGCACTAATCCAAAGATCGTTCGCCCATACTTGAACACCAAACTCCTTTGCTAGAAAAATTGAGCTCATCGCTTTACCACAGCCCATATCAAGTACTTTCATTCCCGGTTTCAGGTCCATATTCTCTACTAAAAATTCTGTTAACCAGATCGAATTTGGCCCCATCTCATTTTCAATCATCCATTTCGGATCATATTTTGTTGAGCGTGGAAACTGCTCAACAGTTAATGCTTCCTGCAACTGTTTGTCTGTCATCATTTAAGAAAAGCCTCCATTTTTCTTAATTAAACTTTTGCCAAGGGAATGCTGTTTTCCCAAAGGCCCTTGCTCCTATTTCCCTTCCTAAATCGGTACTATTAAAATATTTAACTCCTAGTGGTGAATTTTTTTGGAGTTTATTAGATAAGACAATTATCGTTAAGTTTTCTTCTACGAATTTTTCAAAGTGTGAGGTGTAACCAATTGGATGAAAGCCACCATGGGAGATACTTTGTCGACCAAAGTTATTCTTAATAAACCAGCCATAGCCATATTTAACGAGTGTGCCATCATAAGAGATTGATTGCATTTTTTTAATAGATTCAGTCGTTGCTAGTCGGTCAGAACTCAATGCTTGATCGTATAAAAATAAGTCTTCAACATTTGAAACGAGATCTCCTGCACCCAGTAGTAGCGAAGGTTTACAATGAAAGACACTCTCCCAATATTGAGCTTTGTTATCTTCTTTTTCTCCGTCGAAGAATGAATTTTCCATCCCAGCTGGCAATAGAATATGTTCCGTGACGTATTCATGAAAAGATTGGTTCGTAACGGTTTCTATAATCTGAGCTAATAGAAGATAGTTCGTATTGCTATATTGCCACTTCTTTCCTGGTTGGAACTTAAGCGGTTTCTCTAATACAAGATCAATAATCTGTTCAGGTGTAAAATCATCACCCGTTTGCACTCGTTTATCAAATAGATAATTAGGGATACCTGAAGTTTGATTTAATAGATGATGAATCGTTATTTTGGCATCTGGGTAAATTTCCTCAAAAAAATCTATGACCTTATCATTTAATTTCAGTTTATTCTTTTCAACTAGTTGCATAATGCTTAATGCCGTAAATGATTTTGTAACCGACCCAATTCCAAAATTGCTTTTTGTTGTGTTTTGGACACCGTCACAGGCCAAACCAAAAGCCTCTTTGAAAATAATCTCGTCATCTTTAGCTATCAATACTGCACCGGTAAATTTTTTAATATTCGATAGATAGTTTCGTAATCTAGTTTCCATACGCCACCTACTTACGTGCTTTTTTCTTAATTTTACCAGTAACTGGCTTAATAAACGATATGATCTTTTAAGATAATTCGGTAAATTTGTGTCATTTTTAAAACGCCAACGTTACTTTTTACCTAATTTTCCCTTTCAATGCCAACAAAAAAACGCACACTATGCGAACTGCCCCCTCCCTTGTTAGCTAATGTATAACAAGGGTGTCAGTCACAAAAAATGCGCGCTTTGTTTTTAATTCTATCTATTCACGGTTAAACTCATCTGGATTTGGTCCAACGCGGCGGTCTTCGTTAAGGCTATTAATTAAGGCCATTTCCTCAGTAGTTAATTCAAAATCAAAAATATCTGCATTTTCTTTCATTCGTTCTGGTTTCACTGACTTCGGAATTGTCACTACCTCGTTTTGAAGGTCCCATCGTAAAATAACTTGGGCAACAGACTTCCCGTACTTTTTCCCAATCTCAGCTAAGGTTGGCTCTTCAAGTAACTCCCCTTGCATAAGTGGTGACCAAGCTTCAAGCTGAATTTTGTTATTTTTACAAAACTCATGCAGCTCTTTTTGCGTTAAACGCGGATGATACTCGACTTGATTGACCATTGGTACAACTTCACAATCTGCCATTAGATCTTCTAAGTGTGACACTTGAAAGTTACTTACACCAATAGCGCGGATCTTCCCTGCCTTATAAAGATACTCAAGTGCTTTCCACGTTTCTTTGTACTTGCCTTTTGCAGGTACTGGCCAGTGAATTAAATATAGATCTAAGTAATGTAAACCTAATTTCTTCATGCTTTCTTCAAAGGCTGCTACTGTAGTTTCAAAGCCTTGGTTTGCATTCCAAACTTTAGTTGTAATAAAAAGTTCTTCTCGCGGTACGCCTGATTCCTTAATTGCTTGACCTACCCCTTCTTCATTTCCATAAATTGCAGCAGTATCAATGCTTCTGTAGCCTTGCTCAATGGCTGATCTAACTGAACTAACCGCTTCATCCCCTTCTTTCACTTTAAAAACACCAAGTCCAAACCAAGGCATCTCAACACCATTATGTAATGTTACTGTACTTTGTAAATTTTTCAATGACATCCACTCCTTTTAGTTAGTTGCACATGTAGTATAACAAAAATAAACGCAGAAAAAAATTATTTCGTTTCACTAAAAATTAAGGTAAAATGTTCAATAACAAAGAATACGGAGGTTCCAATGAAACAAACAGTCAATGAGCAAATTGAACAATTACGTTCAACCTTTTATAAGATTAGTCAATATATCGGAGAAAATCCTGAATTAGGACATGAAGAATGGAAAGCTTCAAAAATACTTTCTGAAGAGCTTGTAAATCATGGTTTCCAAGTCAACTTAGGTACTTGTGAATTACCAACGGCATTTGATGCTGTTTTCGATAGTGGGATTTCTGGACCTTCTGTTGGTTTTATGGCTGAATATGATGCCCTTCCTGAACTTGGACATGCTTGTGGCCACAATTTAATTGGAACGATGGCAATTGCTGCAGCAATTGGCTTAAGTAAGGTCATTAAAAACTCTGGTGGGAAAATTTATGTGTATGGGACACCTGCAGAAGAAACTCGTGGTGGCAAAGTCACAATGGCTGAACAAGGGGTGTTTGACCATCTTGATGTTGCGATGATGGTTCATCCGCTGTATCGACATGAAAAAAGTGGGTCGTCATTGGCCATGGATGCAATTCAGTTTGAATTTTTCGGAAAACCAGCTCATGCTGCAGCATCTCCTCATGAAGGAATTAATGCATTAGATGCCGTCATTCAAACCTTTAATGGCATTAACGCACTAAGACAACATATTACTCCTGATGCACGGATCCATGGTATCATTCCTAATGGTGGGAAGGCAGCAAATATCATTCCTGATTATGCAGTTGCCCAATTTTACGTCCGAGCTCAGCATCGAAACTACTTAAATGAATTAGTAGAAAAAGTAAAAAACTGTGCCAAAGGAGCAGCACTTGCAACAGGCGCTAGACTTGAAACGTCGTTTTACGAATTATCTTATGATGATTTGAAAACGAATGAAGCACTCTCTGCTTCCTTTACTGAAAATTTAATTGAGTTGGGTATTAAACCTGAAGAAATCCATGAAAAAGGTAGTGGTGGTTCCCTTGATATGGGAAATGTCAGTCATGTCGTACCATCAATCCACCCATACATTAAAATTTGTGATCAACCTTATCTTTGTCACACACATGAATTCCGCGAAGCTGCCATGAGTGAACAAGGCTTTGAGGGGCTTATCCTTGCAGCAAAGTGTATGGCCAACACTGCATACGACGTGATCACCAACCCAGATTTACTCCACAAAATTAAACTTGAGTTTGAAGCAACAAAACGATAATAATACAGAAGTAACACTGTGCTCGGTCATGAGTGAGCACAGTGTTATTTTTTCTACTTTTCTGCAATTAGATCTGACTGTTAGTTAACAAACAAGGCTATGCTCATATTTGAGCATAGCCTTGTTTGTGGTTTTTATTTTTTAGAGTCAACGCTTAATTGTTGCTTCTGCAATACTTTCAGCTTAATTTCAACAACCATTTTTTCTTCAATCGAATTAAATGTTCCTTCTTCAAATGGCGCGTCAATCGTTTCTCCCTTTTGATTTTGAACTCGACCCATTTGACGATCTAGAGCTTCGTCATACTGAATGAATCGGCTAGATAATAACTCACAGTATGGTAGTTCATTGAACTCTTCACCGCTGTATTGGTCAAATTGAGATAAATCAGCAGATAACAAATGCTCTTTTGAAGAGAAGCCATCAGGCAGATCAGATTTCGTGAAGAACGTAAACTCTTGACTTTGTGGCCCATAAGAAAACTGAGGTTTGCGAAGATATTCTACATCTGTAACTGCTTTAAATGGTACGTCAATTGTTAAAGAGCGAATACTAGAAACGACCGCATCCTTTGTTCCATATTTAGGTGTCGCATACTGAATGTTTTTACGGACAAATCCTGCGATAAATAGTTTGTTCGTTGGTAGTAATAGACGACATTGCGTAATTTTTAAGTTCTTTTTAATATTCTTAATTTCTAGTACTGGTTCTGGAAATTTAATCGTTGGATTTAAGTCTAGTTGAACAACTGTTTCTGCTAAGACAACTGGTACTTTAACAGTAGATTTTCCAACAATAACATCTGGATCAACAGGACGGTTACCTACTTTCGGTGATAGTGCATTTTTTTGTTTCATAGGTTTATAGTTAAAGTATGGTGGTGCTGGCTTATGGCCGTTACTTTGATCTTTTTTATCTGACATTAGAATGTCACCTCCTTAGTATTTGTTATAGCTTATGTAACATGTACTAAGAGGGGTGGACGATTCTAATAGGGAGAACCCTAATTACGGAATAACTAGCTATTTAATTAGTAACACTTGTCTACAAATCTAGTAAAAATAGGTATACCTCTATTTCAACTAGTTTGCTCCCCAAGTAATAATATACTCCGTATGTTCATTGGGTAGCTCGAGAACAGGATCTGAAATGCTCCACCTTCCATCTAAATTTGTTTCCTTACAAGCAAACTCAAAATGACACATCGCAATCCCGATATCGATGAGCTGCATATCGAATCCTAATTTATTATAATTCGGTGTATGAGCTAAATAAAAATGATACTCATTATTTTCCTCGCAAAATACAATTCGCCAAGGCTGTTTATTCGAGGCAGAAGGACCTAACCTGACCATTTCAAATGGGATAGCATAATCACCAGCTTCCTCTTTTGTTAGTTCCGTTTCGAAATTACCTTTAAAAAACAACTCATGCCACGACTTCTTATTATCAGCCTTTGTCACATAACGTAGGGTTTTATCAAATAAGCGCTGTTTTTCCTTCGCATACCCTATCGGTGTGATACACGGAATAAAGTCACTGTCCTTTAAGTTTATTTCCTTTGCAAAAGAGTTGCGACTAAACGTTCCACCAATCCAGCACGTCCCAATTCCAAGTTTCGTCGCAAATAGGATTAATTTTTCAAAAATATAGCCAAATTCTACTAAGCTCATTTTCGTATTTTCCATTATGCCAACAATATAGCCTTGATGATTTTTAATAAATCCGTACGTACCTAATTTAATCCCTTTGTCTGTGACATTGTTTTTAATTTGAATAACTTCAAATCTTGCTTTTCTTTCTAAAGGACCAACTAGATTTTCATCTAAATTTATGTAGTCATGAATCTGCTTTAGATGGTTATCTGTGATTTCCTTTGTTTCATACGTTCGAATTGATTTCCGTTCCTTGATCATTTCAATCATTGAGTTTTCCATGTTCTCCCCCTCACTTCAATATCTATTATAAAGAAAAAAAGGACGAAACCAAATTATTTACTGTTTCGTCCCAAATAATCTACTACTTCTTTTGCTGCTCGCTCTCCAGATTGAAGTGCTCCTTCCATAAACAAACGCCATTCTGTTGCTGTTTCTGTCCCTGCAAAGTGAAGGCAGTCAATTGGCTCAATCAACGCCGCCCCATAATTTGTAATCACTCCAGGAGCAAAATGTACACCGTAACCACCTCTACTCCATTCTTGTTCAGACCAATTTTCAAAATAAACTTCAAGGGGACTCGCTGCTTCCTCTCCTAAAAGTGACACTAATGCTTGTGGTATTTCTTCACTAGGTACTTTTAGTGCCCTAGCAGCGCTCCCTGTGACAAGAACTGTTAAAACTCCTCTTTTTCCGTCTAAAGGAGAGCTATCCACCGCTTCTCTAACTATACCTGTATCTGATTGAATAACCCCACTTAATCCTTTTCTTCTCCAAAACGGAATATCATAAACGAGAATGATTTTGGTTACGGAAGGCATACCAGAATGTTCAAGTAATTGGGCACGCATAGACGGTAAAGGTGGATCAAAATGGATTTTTGTTTGTAAATTAGGAGGCACGGTAAGAATAACCTGCTTTGCATTCAAACCCACACCATTGTTCGTTTCAATAAAGGCACAGTTTTCTTGATAAGAAATTCCTGTTACCGCATGATCGTACAGAACTTTCGAACCAAGTACATTTGCCATTTTTAAGGCAAGGACTCCAATCCCATCTTTAATCCAAATCGCTTCAGCATTACGAAAGTTTTGAACTGTCCCTGCCGATTTAATACACCACAAAACATCTAACGCTGAAACCTCATGTAAATTTAAACAAAGCATTTCTTCTAACAAAAATCTATAATACCTATAGCCCCTTGATGTATACATCGTGTCTTTATAAGTAATTGCTCCATTGTCTGCCCATCATATTTCTTAGCTTCTAAGCTACACCAAGGTGCATTTAGATTAATTTGTTTGCTAACCTTATTTAATTTTGTCGTCGCCTGAAATAAATCAAGAAGCCCAGGCGCTGAAAGAGGCGGCTTTTTGCTGATTACTTTTTTACCGTTAATGTTGTAGATATCCTTTCCTTTTTTAAAGGTTGAAACAGTTTTTAACTTAAACTGTGAAAGTAATTTGTTTATCCGATGATGATCCTTATCAATCCACTGAGCCCCCATATCAATCGTAACACCATCAGCTGTTTTAATACTATAAACTCTCCCGCCTGGACGGTTTCTTGCTTCTAAAACAACAAAGGAAATATTCTGCTTTTTTAATTCAAAAGCTGCAGCTAATCCGGCAAAACCTGCCCCAATAATTACAACCTCAACTTCTTGATAGCTAGACAACGAATATTCCCACTTTCATCGTAAAATGTATCCATTATTCTATGTAAAAATAGGGGTAGAAATACAGCAAAAAGGCACTTGTCACCCAAGTGCCTTTCTAATTAGATTGTCCATTCGTCATGGATTATCGCGACTAAGAACCATTCACCATTTTCTTCTTCTAAAACAAGACGAAGACTTCGCCAGTCCATCCCTTCATATTGTGGGTCGATGCTAGAAAAATGATATTCCACAACGGTTGCATCAGGAAAAATATCCTCAGTATTATCAATGGTATTCCCTTGGCCAATTCTTTCATTAACAGACTTTTCTTCTGCATCAACATACGCTTCATCATAAATAAAGCGGTCAAAGTAGTCTGCAAACGTCATTTCAATAGGGTTTCCTTTACCATCAAAGACACCCCATGTATAGATTGTTTCGTCATCCATAAGTCCTTCTACTTCTTGAGCTGTAAACACTTTATCTTCATCAACATTGACATACGCATAAGGTGAGAATAGCACTCCTTTTGTAGGGTGTACGTAACTAGCTAATTTTTTCATATCTTTCTGATCCATGGCTAAAACAATCTCGTCTGCAGCCTCTTCTGGGGTTTCAGGTTTTCTTTCTCCTTCTTGCACCTCTTTTTCTTCCTTCTCATTTTCAGCTAGTTCTTCATCCTCTTCTTTTGACTCACTATCTGCTGGTTCTTCTTCGACTGTGTCTGAACCTGTATCATCTTGCTCAACATCTGTTTGCGTGCCATCCATACAACCGATAAGTAAAAGAAATATGGCAATTACAAAGAAAAGTCGATACAATTTCATGATTAGCCTCCTAAATACTTGATTTAGTTATCTATACCCAGCCAGGTCAGAATTATTCTGTTATTTATTGGATTCCTATTCTTTACTGACTAATTATTGTCTTTACCCTACCAACTTGACCATCTAAAAGACGAACTTTAATTCCATGTGGATGATTTGCTGATTTTGTTAGAATATCCTTAACAACCCCACGTGTTGTTTTTCCTGTTCGCTGGTCTTGCTTCAAGACAATCTCAACTTCAGTTCCAGGTTGGATGTTACTCCGTATTTGCCCGTTCATTTTTCCCCCTCCTTATAATGTTTCGTATTGTCAAAACTTTATATAGAAATAGGCTATTAAATCCTAGCTTAGAGGGCTTTATAAGCAAAAAACTTGCCACCCCCAGAATTCTAAGGTATTAGTGAGGTAACCACACACACACAAATCCCAAAGAAAGAGGAAGTGACAAGTTGTTACCTCAAATTATAACCTATTTACTTACTTTTATAAACTACCAAGAACAAGTCATTCGAACATTGCTTACCCTACTAATCGGGAAAAGCATGTTTGATAAACCGACTGAAGCTCCAGTTAATAAACCTTATCGCAAGCTTCAAGTTGATGATCTACCGATCATTGAAGTTCCCCAAAAACTAGATTTTAGACTTTTATTATCTGAACACCTGGAGACTAAGGGGAAGCCTCTCAAACCAGTACAAAGACGATCGAAGTCAACACCCGTTCCTTTATCAATGAAATGTCCTACGTGTGGTGCTCCAGCAGATTACTTGTATGCGAACAATGGAGCGAAAGGACAATATCAATGTAAGGTGTGTTCGTGCCTTTTCAGTGAGAAAAACCGTTATCTCAAGGAAGCAATCCTGAAATGCCCTCACTGTTCAAAAACACTCGAAAAAGTGAAGGAAAGAAAAGACTTCCATGTGTACAAGTGTAAAAACGACGCTTGTTCTTATTACCAACAGAAACGTAATGCGATGACTCAAAAAGAGAAAAATCGGTTCAAAGAAGATCCTCAAGCCTTTAAACTTCGCTATATTTACCGCCAGTTTCACATTGATTTTCAACCATTAGCGAAGCATTCACCAAAGAGACCGAGAGTTGATCTATCAAGAATTTATGTGTCTCCACATACGCTTGGACTGATTTTGACTTATCACGTCAATTATGGACTTTCAGCCCGTAAAACAGCAGCGTTGATGAAAGATGTACATGGTGTATCAATTTCTCATCAAAGCATTTTAAATTACGAAAATAGTGTGGCATTGTGGTTGAAACCTTATATTGATCACTATCCTTACGAGCTTTCAGATCAATTCTGTGGTGACGAAACATACATCCGCGTAAATGGCCGTTGGCATTACCTGTTTTTCTTTTTTGATGCCGTGAAGAAAGTCATTCTCTCTTATCCTGTGTCACCCAATCGAGATACAGCTACGGCTATTAAAGCGATAGACGAAGTGTTGTTAAAGCTTAGGAAAATCCCAGAAAACCTAACTTTCGTTGTCGATGGCAATCCCATTTACTTATTAGCACAACACTTTTTTGCCCAGCATCAAATCCCGTTTGAGGTGATTCAGGTAATTGGCTTAACCAACGAAGACGAGGTATCAAAGGAATATCGACCTCTCAAACAAATTATCGAGCGGCTAAATCGTACCTTTAAAGGAAACTATCGATCCACTCATGGTTTCGGGTCAGAACATGGTTCTGTTTCTTTTGTGACCTTGTTCGTTGCTTACTTTAACTTTCTAAGACCACATTCAGCTTTAGAAGGGAAAGTACCAGTAACGCTTCCTGAGCTAGATAAGCTTCCAAACATGCCTGCTAGATGGACAACTCTTATTGGTCTTGCCCAGGATTGGATAAGTAAGCAAACTGCCTAACTTTTGTTTAGCTGAGCCCTTCCTAGCCATCGGCGGAGCGCACTCTTGACAAACCGAACTTGCCAATGGTTTAAAATGGAAATACCAAGGGCTTATTTAGCTATGCCTTCTTTTGTCCTCTTCGCCCTTGTTAAACCTCTCGCTAAACCATTGGCGTGTTTGTCAAGAGCGATGGCGGGTGTCTCAGCTAACCAAAATGGTAGTATGTGTCAGAGATCCTTAGTTTTCATAGAACTTTTGACACTACCTAATGTTTTGCTAACTCAACAATCATTGCTCCCATTCGTTCAAGTTCAGGTGCAATATAATTTAAAATCTTCTCTTCACGCAATGCTTCAGCCGTAACTTTCCCAACTGCTACTGCTAATACATGCTCTTTAAAAGCGGTGCTTACTTTCTCCAAATAATGATGTTCTCTTGCATAATTTAATAGCGATCGAACTTGAATGGCTGTTGTAAAACAAACCGCATCAACTTCCCCGCTGCTAATTTCTTTACAAAGCAACTCAACCGTTTCTTGATTCGGGGCAATATGCTGATAGGGAAGAATTTTCAAAACTGTTGCCCCTCGATCTTCAAGGAACTTAATTAAGCGTGGTGCTGGATCTCCATGAAGCTGCACAGCGACTTTTTTTCCTTTAAACTCATAACCATGTAATGCAGAAATTAACCCGTCGGTTGTCCCATCTTCATCAACAACAAATGGTTGAATGCCAATTTTTTTTAAAGCACTATTTGTTTTATATCCCCTTGATGCTACGTCTGTATTTCTTATCACATTCAAAAATTGTTCTTTCATTCTAATTTTCTCAGTAATATCTATTATAGTTTCTAAACCAATTCCAGTCGTAAAAATGACGACATCAGTTCCTTCTGTGACTAACTTTCGAAGTGAAGGCTCCACTTCTTTTTCTGCTAAAAAAACAGTTCCTTGTAAAGAACGGATAACTGGAATTCCACCTTGTTTTTCTACTAATACACTCATTTCATCCAGCTTTCTTGAAGCTGCCAAAACCACTTTTTTACCTGATAGTCCCACCAATCATCACACCTTTATCTTTTAAATCTATGTAATTGCTCAAGCTTATTTTCACTCGTCAATATTTCAATTTGCCTCGGTCCAAAAAGGTCAAAATGAGGGTAGGCTCGGGATCTGTTATCAATATACTTTGCAGGAATATTGTATTTTTCACCCCATTGAATTAAGCGCTCGAGATTGGAGCACCCAACCTTTGTTACCGTCTTAATATCTGGAAAGCGTGGGTCATACCAGTAGTGAGTGAGAAAAGCAATCTCTCCTTGTTGCACTTTTTCTTTCCAAGCTACTAATTCTTCCCGTTTGATTCCAAAAGCCATCCTACGATCACCTCATAAAATATAGTACCATTAGAAAAACTTAACTGCCACATTTTACACATATATTTGAACGCTTCTACCTTTAACGTCATGGCTCTCTTCCTCTCGGGTTTAACACCTTCCCCCTATCTCCTTAAGTTAAAATAAGAAATACGCAAGAGCTCGCACCCTTGCGTATTGTAAAACTCAACCTTTATTCAAAAGTACCTTTTACAATCACTTCTCCGTTTTTCACCATTTGTTTTCCTTTTGCAAGCACGTGTTTAATGGTTAAATCTTCCTTACTCAAAACAAGGACATCGCCATCCTTACCTTGCTCTAAGCGGCCTTTATGTTTTAAATGTAGCGCAGTAGCCGTATTTGACGTCACAATTGGGATTACTTCTTCTAATGGAAATCCTTGTTCACGAACGGTTGCTACAAATTGCTCGTATAATGTAAACGTACTTGCTACACCAATTCCCATTAGCTTCCCGTTTTCATCAAATACAGGCAAACTCCCATTTCCATCAGATGAAAACGTCAATTGCTGCATATCCCCACCATTTTTCTTATAGTAGGCAAACCATTCCCCGGTCTCATGATCTGCAGTCATATCGACAAAAGCACCTTTATTTGCAAGTGTAATTGCATCGTCCATTAATTCTTTGCTGCGGGTAATATGGGTGCAATAAATTTTTGATGCTGGAATTTCGTAATCTTCCATTATTTGATGTAAAAATTGAAGCCGTTGCTTTCCTGGCCCGATATGAAAGTGAGTAACTCCAGCTTTTCCACTTAACAATCCACCAATTCGCGCTTCAGCTACTAATTTTGCGATTTCGTGGACAGAAGGTTGTGCTGATCTTGAATCTGATATAGCGATTTCACCAGCACCAATTACTTT
This window harbors:
- the iadA gene encoding beta-aspartyl-peptidase — encoded protein: MIKLIKNGEVYAPEYLGKQSLLIIDNKIAKMGEINESIHTIGIDVEVIDAEGCIVMPGIIDPHVHLIGGGGEGGFATRTPEILLSDIVRSGITTVVGCLGTDGTTRHMTSLLAKARGLEEEGISTYIYTGNYHVPTPTITCCVKDDIIIVDKVIGAGEIAISDSRSAQPSVHEIAKLVAEARIGGLLSGKAGVTHFHIGPGKQRLQFLHQIMEDYEIPASKIYCTHITRSKELMDDAITLANKGAFVDMTADHETGEWFAYYKKNGGDMQQLTFSSDGNGSLPVFDENGKLMGIGVASTFTLYEQFVATVREQGFPLEEVIPIVTSNTATALHLKHKGRLEQGKDGDVLVLSKEDLTIKHVLAKGKQMVKNGEVIVKGTFE
- a CDS encoding flavin monoamine oxidase family protein; amino-acid sequence: MLEEMLCLNLHEVSALDVLWCIKSAGTVQNFRNAEAIWIKDGIGVLALKMANVLGSKVLYDHAVTGISYQENCAFIETNNGVGLNAKQVILTVPPNLQTKIHFDPPLPSMRAQLLEHSGMPSVTKIILVYDIPFWRRKGLSGVIQSDTGIVREAVDSSPLDGKRGVLTVLVTGSAARALKVPSEEIPQALVSLLGEEAASPLEVYFENWSEQEWSRGGYGVHFAPGVITNYGAALIEPIDCLHFAGTETATEWRLFMEGALQSGERAAKEVVDYLGRNSK
- a CDS encoding DDE-type integrase/transposase/recombinase, with the translated sequence MLPQIITYLLTFINYQEQVIRTLLTLLIGKSMFDKPTEAPVNKPYRKLQVDDLPIIEVPQKLDFRLLLSEHLETKGKPLKPVQRRSKSTPVPLSMKCPTCGAPADYLYANNGAKGQYQCKVCSCLFSEKNRYLKEAILKCPHCSKTLEKVKERKDFHVYKCKNDACSYYQQKRNAMTQKEKNRFKEDPQAFKLRYIYRQFHIDFQPLAKHSPKRPRVDLSRIYVSPHTLGLILTYHVNYGLSARKTAALMKDVHGVSISHQSILNYENSVALWLKPYIDHYPYELSDQFCGDETYIRVNGRWHYLFFFFDAVKKVILSYPVSPNRDTATAIKAIDEVLLKLRKIPENLTFVVDGNPIYLLAQHFFAQHQIPFEVIQVIGLTNEDEVSKEYRPLKQIIERLNRTFKGNYRSTHGFGSEHGSVSFVTLFVAYFNFLRPHSALEGKVPVTLPELDKLPNMPARWTTLIGLAQDWISKQTA
- a CDS encoding FAD-dependent oxidoreductase, encoding MSSYQEVEVVIIGAGFAGLAAAFELKKQNISFVVLEARNRPGGRVYSIKTADGVTIDMGAQWIDKDHHRINKLLSQFKLKTVSTFKKGKDIYNINGKKVISKKPPLSAPGLLDLFQATTKLNKVSKQINLNAPWCSLEAKKYDGQTMEQLLIKTRCIHQGAIGIIDFC
- a CDS encoding YwbE family protein gives rise to the protein MNGQIRSNIQPGTEVEIVLKQDQRTGKTTRGVVKDILTKSANHPHGIKVRLLDGQVGRVKTIISQ
- a CDS encoding uroporphyrinogen-III synthase, giving the protein MGLSGKKVVLAASRKLDEMSVLVEKQGGIPVIRSLQGTVFLAEKEVEPSLRKLVTEGTDVVIFTTGIGLETIIDITEKIRMKEQFLNVIRNTDVASRGYKTNSALKKIGIQPFVVDEDGTTDGLISALHGYEFKGKKVAVQLHGDPAPRLIKFLEDRGATVLKILPYQHIAPNQETVELLCKEISSGEVDAVCFTTAIQVRSLLNYAREHHYLEKVSTAFKEHVLAVAVGKVTAEALREEKILNYIAPELERMGAMIVELAKH
- a CDS encoding nitroreductase family protein encodes the protein MENSMIEMIKERKSIRTYETKEITDNHLKQIHDYINLDENLVGPLERKARFEVIQIKNNVTDKGIKLGTYGFIKNHQGYIVGIMENTKMSLVEFGYIFEKLILFATKLGIGTCWIGGTFSRNSFAKEINLKDSDFIPCITPIGYAKEKQRLFDKTLRYVTKADNKKSWHELFFKGNFETELTKEEAGDYAIPFEMVRLGPSASNKQPWRIVFCEENNEYHFYLAHTPNYNKLGFDMQLIDIGIAMCHFEFACKETNLDGRWSISDPVLELPNEHTEYIITWGAN